Genomic segment of Benincasa hispida cultivar B227 chromosome 1, ASM972705v1, whole genome shotgun sequence:
ACTTCAATTAAGAAAAGTGAAATGTTTGTTTGTTaatttaaatagtttgataaaattttgtttttcatttctagAAATATCAattgatattaatattttattcatattttcatctacattttcataaaattattcaaccattttaTTGTACTAAGTTTCAGTTCTATGTCTCCCTatgtaataataattaaataaaaccttAATGGTTTACTACTAtcatatcatacttaaagaaaacaaaacctATCATAATATGTATCCTTAATCAAAATGTCAAAGTtagaatattattaaatttaaaaataacttattaaaaaattaaaggagAATACAAAAGAGCAGTTCATATTAtggaattttattaaattttaagttaaaaaatatttttggaccTTAAATCTTTTGCAAGATTTCGtttctagattttatttttgaaatctatACTTGAATTTCTggtcaaaatctaaaaataaaaataagtttttgaaaacattttgaaaatgttattAGATGAAGTCTTAGTATTTGTATTTTGAAAATagtgatttttaaaatagaaaaaataaggaaactatttacacaaaatagtaaaattttaatcttctttgatagaggttCATGGaaatctatcagtatctatcattgatagaaagtCTATTATTGATTGACATTGAtctatccatttttttttcttttgctatttttataaatagttagacattttttctatatgtgaaaatttttcttttgaaaatggtAACATTTTGGcttctcaattttttaatttaataatttaattatgtattttaaatttggtatctatttgatttctatggtaaaaaagtcaataaaaaataagtgtctccttttgttataaataacAGACTTGAATTTTTGTAGTTATGAACATTCTTAATCAATTTATCGACATAAATAGGTAAGAAATTCTATTAAATCGTAACAAAAAGTTTCCCTATCAAGACTAAAATGTTACAAACCTTACCTATCTTAAAATTCACAGactaaaattattatatattagattatatattaatatataaattaaatttattcatAGTTTAATATGTGTTGAATCATTACTTACAtgtaaaaattttaaagttcGTTTGATACGATGAattcaattataaaattagagTTAATTTTAAAGTTCGTTTGATACGATGAattcaattataaaattagaattaatatATTTCTAGAGTTAGGAAGTTTGTGTTTAAAGTGCACAATTCTTTAATCTACAATTAAGAAATCTGTGCTTATGGTGCGATAATACATAGTTGAGTGATTAAATCAAAGGTATCTGATGTAgctttttgtaatttaaaaaagtaTCATTTTTTATGATTACTTTTGTtgctttaaattttttgtttaaccTTTCATTTGCAGATATACTTTCCTAAAATTTCAACATCCGATTTAGATGCTAACTTAAAATCTTCACACATATGCCAACTTAAATATTGTACTTGAGGTAGATATCTCAAAATCTTCGTTtcattcaaaattacaaaaactaaaattatgatatatttttGCATTAATGGAATGTATGTGtaaaatgcataaaaaaaaatcaaggggATTTAGGACTTTTTATGACATCTTTATATCAAATTGTAGGTTGAGATTTATTATGCTATGTATGAGTAGGTGTTGGGAATATGATCAAAATCTCACGGTACTTAGGTAAGAGGATGATCATGGATATATAAAAGAAGACAATTATCACAAATTATATGAGACATTTTGAGTGAAACCAAAAGTAAAGTCATGAGCATTTATGTTCGAAGTAGACATTATCATACTATTGTGAAGATAAGTAGAAGTGGTGGATCAAAGATTAAATTGGGTTAAGAACGATAAAAGTTGAAAAACGATTGATGTGAACCTAAActttattcaaaatatattgttttaaaagaaataattacaTTAAGTATGGATTTATACTATCTCCTCTTCGTTCTTCCACTTggtcaataataataataataataataacaacaataatatgaCCGACTTTGTgatttcatcaaaattaaaggttaaagatagaaaataaataatatataaaactttcccttcctttcttcttttatcTGCTAAGCGATTCTTCCTCTCTGGTCTTTGCTCTCACGGCTCTTCCTGCATTCTCTTCCTCCAATGAATGCCTCTTTCCTTCCTTCCTTTCGATTCAATTTCTCAACTCTCTCAAATCCCTTATTCAAGTAAGTTCCCTTTTTCAGTCCCCATTTTTTAAGATCGGGGTTGTCATCCGATTCCTGTTTCTATTTTGTTTGATTGTTTTTAGACCAATTCGTTTGATTCCTTTATGATTTCCCATTCCCGTCCTCTGAACACCAATCCCATCAAGATTTCGATTCCTTTTGAAATTCGTCCGTCGTTTTTAACTAGGGCATCTCTGATTTTCCTATTGATTTGGGTTATAAcgcttgttgttgttgtttctcCCGCCCCTTCAAAACCTGTTGTGACTGTGAAGAACGAGCTCGAAATCAACACCACCACCGCCATGAAGGTCCATCCATTGCCGAGGAAGCGCAATATCGCCATTCGGAATAACCCCACTTCGAGAAACTCTCTTGAAGATCAATCCCTTCTGAATAACCACAAGAAACTCAGGAGATTACCTCATATCTTCAATCGGGTCCTTGAACTTCCGTTTCGATCTGATGCGGATGTTTTGGTGGAGGAAAATCCCGATTGTTTCCGATTCATTGCTGAAACTGATGGTAACATTAGCGATAGAGTAAGGGCTCATGCTGTGGAAATCCATCCTGGGGTTATTAAGATCGTTGTCCGTGAAAATGAATCGTTGGAAATGGCAATGGATGAGCTCGAATTAGACATGTGGAGGTTTCGGCTACCGGAGACGACGCGACCGGAGCTTGCGAGTGCGGCTTTTGTTGATGGAGAGCTTATAGTTACTGTTCCAAAGGGGAATGAAGAAGAGAATTCTGAAGATGGTGGAGGAGATATTTGGGGAGATGGGAACGGGAGCTTCAGAGATGAAATGGAAGGTCGACTTGTTCTTGTACAGTAAATTGAatcctttctctttttcttttctttttggtttttgtaCTAACTGTTGGAAATTTCCTTGTTCATCATTATTAATGCTATTCTAGATTTCCTGTTAATTTCCCATTGTTGAATCAGTTGATCCATTAGTTTAAAAGAAACTTAGAAAGAAAAACCAAACTGCTTCCTATCTGAATGATATTCATCACAAACATAGAACTTGATAACATAATACTCAACTCTGAAACATTAATCCCTTTTTGCAATTGTAATCTGCTTTAGCTAGCTTCTAGTAATTTGAactccttttcttttctcccCACATCAAtatagcctgaccccagtatgTTCTTAAAACAGAATCTATATTTCAAATATGGGTTTTCTTTTAGGCTAATGTTTATATCAGAATCGTTATCTGTTGGCTTGAATGATGAACAATTGAGTTGGTAATTCAATTGGATAGTTTTACACTGAAGATGAAGCAGTTTCCATACTTTTCCCTTTGCTTTGAATTCTTAATTGCTAATATACAGTTATGAgattttgattgtgaatgcaTTTCTTTAGTGGTTTAGCCATTTTCTAGacatcattttctctttctttttttccccctctttTGCTCGTACCTCAAACACTTGTCCTTCTCTGTGGTTTGGAAAGTATGGCTTCTCTCTTGTCCATTTATGGGTCCTATATGTGGCCATATGCTTCCTTacttttttgtatttaaaacatataatGTGGCACTTTTCACGCTAGCCTAACATAAAATAAAACCTTCTTTTAAGCCTTATTTTTCTCGTATCTGCCACGTTTAAGTTTGCCAAATTCTTATTCCTAAATCCTAACTGCTTTGCCTATTCTCATTCCTTAGAtctctttcctttttcctttttcctttttcctttggATGGTTGACCTGTTTATTTGAGTAATAGATGCCTTCATGCTCTTTGATATCTTTCatcttttttaatctttttctatGGGTCATGTTTGGTATTGATTTAATAGTGGATGTAAACAGTAGATTTCCCCCTAAGCGTTGAGAATCTTCAtttgtctttctttctttttctttctttttttttttttttttttttacccaagTGGAGAAATTCAAACATCTTTAACTTTGGTATACCGTACCTGATAATTTTATCGTGAATTCTCGAAATTCTCTAGTTACAAATTTATGGTTTGATTGCATTATTTTGACACTTCTGCAGATATTTTCCTCCCTTTGAAAATAGCTTATTgtgaaattggagaaatttgACTCTTACCTTGACATAACATATAGATTCTATATTGGAAAAATGAGAGCATTGTGTGTGCCTAAATATACAAGATGACAAACAAAATACAGAAGAGTTAAATTCCATGTAGCTGACCATGTGAATCAAGCATTAATCCAAACTTTCATCATTTTATTGGTTTCGACTGAGAATCGTTTTCGACTTGGGATGATTGCATAGCAGTGGCCTAAAATCCCCTCCCATTATTATGACTAATTATCATGATGTAAAATTTTGGTTCAACATAAAGGTAAATCCTTTTCTACCCAtcatctaaaataaaattttaaaaagaaaaaaaagtaggttgggatttgattttggatttaagaCATGTAGTATAAGAGTAAGAGGTGGATTTTACAAGTTCCTATTTACATGACATTGATATATAATCAACACATAATCTCATATTTAAGATTATACAAATTTAAGGACTAATAGTTTTCGTTTTCCATCTCATGAAAAATCCTTTTCACTCCGCTTAGTCATATCCCCCTCTAGAGGTATTTGATTGATAGGTTCTATAGGAATTGGACGATCCTATCTGACCAAATACCTAACGACAAACTCCTATCTTCCTTTCATTACAATATTTCTGAACTATGTGAACCAAATACATCAATGAATATTTTGACAAAATCCATTGACCTCATCTTTTCTCACATTGTTTTCATTAATAAAAATGGGAAgagatttagattttatttgtttttttttttttaacaatatctACAGTGAAAAAATTATATCTTCAACTTTAAAGTTGATAGTACAAATGTTATGTAAATCtcttatttgtttgttttttttttttttaacaataccTACAGTTAAAAAATTATACTTTCAACTTCAAAGTTGATAGTACAAATGTTATGTAAAAAGAGATTTAGATctgttttataaatataataggaTCCAATAATCAAGTTAgatctctttattttttattttgtagcgCAACAGTAGATTTCCATGGCTTCATGTTCGGTTAAAGTTTTTAGTTTatcaaatttaagaaaaataaggaacACATTATGGAGGCATTTTCTTAGCCTTTATTCGGGGCTAACTAACTAATCAAAAGGCCTATAATAGAAatgaaagagagaaaatacCAAAATCTGATCGTTTTTCAAATAGACAGTTTAATTGAAATACACAGTTTAATAAAATTCAATCTATAGATCAATCTCAATCACAAacataaa
This window contains:
- the LOC120067906 gene encoding uncharacterized protein LOC120067906, with protein sequence MKVHPLPRKRNIAIRNNPTSRNSLEDQSLLNNHKKLRRLPHIFNRVLELPFRSDADVLVEENPDCFRFIAETDGNISDRVRAHAVEIHPGVIKIVVRENESLEMAMDELELDMWRFRLPETTRPELASAAFVDGELIVTVPKGNEEENSEDGGGDIWGDGNGSFRDEMEGRLVLVQ